ATATCCGCAATCATTACTTCCGCAGCCATCCGACGGTGAACCCCAACGGCATCGTCTCCATCGGCCCGGAGCTGGATTTGTCCGCCCCTCACGGCCGGGATCGCCTGGGCGAGCGGATAGTGCGCGGTGCTTAATTTTGTTTACGAAGAATACGAAGAAGAGGAACCGGAAGATGACACATACAACATCCCAGAAAGCTGCTAGCTGGCCAGAAATACCTTATGTCGCCTGGGCGGAAACCTGCGGCGCTTTACACTTGTTCACCCAAATCGTTGGCAAGTACCGGCTTGCCCATACCCCCTGGGTTAACCATTCATGGCACGCAACCCTGTATGCCAATGGGCGTGGTTTGACCACAGCGCTCATTCCAGACGGGCCAGACGGAGTCGAGGTCATGTTCGATTTTCTTGACCATCGGGTCGTTGCCGAAACGCCGGGCCACGAGTCGGTAAGCTTCGCCCTTGAGCCGATGTCCGTGGCGGAGTTTCACCAGCGATTTGTGGAGCTGATTAATACCGTTGGCGGCAATCCACAATTCCACGGCCAGCCTAATGAAATTCCCAACCCAACGCCGTTTGAAGACGACACCCGCTCACGCCCCTACGATGCCGACGCAGTGCAAAGATTTCACCAAGCCTTGGTGCTTATCAGCCAGGTGTTTCAACAATTCCGTACCGGGTTTATTGGCAAGGTCAGTCCGGTGCATCTCTTTTGGGGCAGTTTAGACCTCGCCGTTACCCGTTTTTCCGGGCGTCCAGCGCCGGAACATCCAGGCGGAGTCCCCGAGCTACCAGATGAGATCACCCGGGAGGCCTACAGCCATGAAGTGTCTTCGGCAGGCTTTTGGCCCGGCGGCGGGCCGATAGAGGCGGCCGCTTTCTACTCTTATGCGTATCCGACGCCGGCGGGGTTTGATGCCGCCACGGTGATGCCCGCTGATGCCTACTATGACAAAAATGCAGGTGAATTCATTCTCCCTTATGAGGCTGTAAGAGCGGCGTCCGACCCCGAGAAAGTGCTCCTGTCTTTCCTTGAAAGCACTTACACAGCCGCGGCAGAGCTTGGTGGTTGGGACCGATCAAGCCTTGAGTGCCCAACTGGCAAACCTCTCATCCCACGGCCTATTTAAAATCGTAGGGGGTAAGAAAGAAAAACAGCGCTGACACTGTTTTCAAATCAGCTTGCTTGGCAAAAAGGCAATCATTGGAGGAGTGCATGGAGGCACGACGACCCCCTAGCCGAATTGCGAAGCGTAGCGGCACATGAGGCGCGAGGGATGATTACTTGCGTTTTGCCATGAATTGGCGTTTTGCATAATCTACCAATATCGTCTCAATGAGGTTTGATAGGGTTCTATTCTCTTCCTTCGCCACTTCCTGAATCCTCCTCTTAAGCTCGGTATCAATACGAACATTTACATATTCTCCGGCCATTGTTGCTTAACCTTTATTGTGTTACAATACGTTTCTATGTTAACACAACGCGCCTACAAGTTCAGGTTTTACCCCACGCCCACGCAAAGGCGGCAATTGGCCCTTGAGTTTGGCCATGCCCGGTGGGCCTGGAATACCTGTTTAGTCTGGCGGGGTCGTCAATATAGGGTGCATGACAAGCGCGTTAGCGGTGTTGATTTTAGTCGTCAACTCACGTTTCTAAAAAAACTAGGGCCTTACGCGTGGCTGGGCGAGGCGAGCGCGACT
This sequence is a window from Nitrosococcus oceani ATCC 19707. Protein-coding genes within it:
- a CDS encoding DUF5996 family protein yields the protein MTHTTSQKAASWPEIPYVAWAETCGALHLFTQIVGKYRLAHTPWVNHSWHATLYANGRGLTTALIPDGPDGVEVMFDFLDHRVVAETPGHESVSFALEPMSVAEFHQRFVELINTVGGNPQFHGQPNEIPNPTPFEDDTRSRPYDADAVQRFHQALVLISQVFQQFRTGFIGKVSPVHLFWGSLDLAVTRFSGRPAPEHPGGVPELPDEITREAYSHEVSSAGFWPGGGPIEAAAFYSYAYPTPAGFDAATVMPADAYYDKNAGEFILPYEAVRAASDPEKVLLSFLESTYTAAAELGGWDRSSLECPTGKPLIPRPI
- a CDS encoding ribbon-helix-helix protein, CopG family, producing MAGEYVNVRIDTELKRRIQEVAKEENRTLSNLIETILVDYAKRQFMAKRK